The stretch of DNA TTATCCTGCTCATAGCGAAACTTACCCCAATCTATGATACGAACTACGGGAGGCTTAGCCAGAGGTGAAACTTCAACCAGATCAAGTCCGGCTTCTTCTGCAAGTCGTCGAGCCTCTTTGATAGACACTACTCCTACTTGCCGTGCTGAGGCGTCAATTAACCGTACCGGGTCGGCCGTTATCTGATAATTGACGCGAATTCGCTTGCTAATACTCTGGATACTCCTACTCGTTCTCGATCAAGTCTACAAGAAAACTACAGATTAATCAATATCTTGGGGGGTATTTTTTGCTGTTATGACGCGTAATTTCCAGGGTAGGATTTCGATAGAGAACTGGCGACTAGTCCTTTGGTGCGGATCATTCTCGAAGAGAAGGCTCGTTTCAGTGTGAATTGTAGCCTTTTTTATGGGGATATGTAGAACATCTTCTTGATCTTGCCGAACATGCATCTGTTCTTTGACGAGTCGAAATATCGGTTGTGTGTGCCGCGCTTTTGGTGAGCCTTCATGTAAAATATGAAGCTGCAACAGCGTTCCTGGGTCGCTGTCACTAGATTGAAGTGGGATGAGTCGGACGATACTCCCCGGGCAGCGTAGATGATATCGAGAATTACCATTCGTGGCATCAATCGCTAGTGTGGTAGATGCTGTCTGACCGGTAGTGAGTTCAAGCTGATTGAGGAAGAGGTGGTTGTCGCATGAAAATACCGGCATACGAGTAATTTTACGGGCAGCTATAGTTTGTAGTTCTTGCTTGAATTGGCTCTTTAAGACAGTGGCTTGTATTTGTGCAATGGGTATTTTTTGTACTCGAGGGGTGATATGGGCTAGTACTAGGTCATGGTTATTTCTCAAGGTTTCCGAAACCGCACCTAGAAATCGCGCTTGCCACAACGCATCACCGATAGAGAGTAGTGTGGCGATATGTGTTTGGCTCTGTCGTGTCTCTAATTCCGAAATAGCCACATGCTTTACCTGGAGTCGTAAGTCTTGAGCAAAGGCATCAATGAGTTGCACGATTTTTGTGCGATCAGATTGCTGTAATGAGTCTTGAATGGAGTAGACAATCATAGCGGCCCACTACTTCGTGCATCGGTGTGATGAATACGTGCGCTGACGAGTGCACCAGGCTCAATATGGATGCTCGGAGATGAGTACACTCCCTTGATGTTTGCCGATCTTTTGACCTCCATTGTGTCGCTGGCGGTGTTGTCGCCATTAGTCGCGCCGAAAATAACGAGTGAGCGAGCAGTGATGTCACCTTCAAATGCACCGTTTTCAGTAATCTCGCAAAAGCCGGCTGTATGAATCGACCCCGATACTGTTGCATCAATTACAACATCATCATTAGATTGGACCGTTACATCACCACGAACGAACGAGGAGAGGTATATCCCGGCATGAGTTCGGTAGTCGAAAGGGAGCTTATTTCGAGCCATGCTTCTCCTGGTATGGGTTTTGCTTGAGTGCTTTTGTTACGGCTGTTGCTTCTTCATCTGAGAGATTGTGTGAACTTTGACCAAGAATGATTTGCTTGGCGTATACGCGTGATCCAGTTCGGGCATGGATACTCGATATAACCCAGCCATTTCCTTTGTAATCGAGTACAGCCAGACAAAAACTTTGATCGCCTCCAGTATCGGCGAACGGATTAAATCGTACGAAGCCTATTCTCGAGTGGCCGTGCTCTGCCAAGCCCTGTAGCTTTTGTGTGCGTTCTTCTAGCTTTGCTAAGCGCTTATTCTGATCTTTTTCTTGATCGGCGTACTGATTCAGGCGGCTCATGATGCTTCCTTGGGTATCCTTGCTATTGAAGAACTCTCCGAAGTTTCGCTCAATCTTTATGATACGCCATAGCAAGTAAGCGCACAGTCCAATAAGTCCTACTACAAATGCGATTAGTATTACTTCCACCTCATACCTCCGTTGACTGCTTATTATAGCCCCTTCGAGAAAACATTGGCAATTCGTTGAGCTTCAGATACAATTGCTTTTGATATGGCTAATAGAAAAAAGCATCTGAAATATCGAGCTAGTAAAACGAGTGAGACGCCTCGTAATCCAGGGAAATTAGCGCCGAGTAATTCGATGGAAAGCAGTCAGGATGAGGTCGCGCACAAGAAAATGGCGACTAAGAAGGGTGCCTCAGCGGCTGTTAAGCAGAAGAAAGCTGTTCCACAAAAATATTCGGCACTTACTCCTCATGAGGCAGGAGTGGTACGCAAAGAACTATTGCATCTCATGATAGCTGCAGCAGGATTGGCTGTACTTTATGCGGTGCTATGGGGGGTGCTTACCAGGACTGGGCTTGAATCTTACTTAACGGAACTTATCAAGCTACAGTAGCGGCTGCTTGGGTATTGTCAACTTTATACCCATGAGAGTTATCGATATCGGTTCGTTTATATTGTAGCGCTTCAGCTAAATGACTTCTTTTGATGATATTACTGTCCTCAAGGTCCGCTATTGTGCGCGCGACACGTTGGATACGTTGAACGGCCCGTTGAGTAAGCCCTAGATTTGACTGAGCAAGTGCTAAGAGCTGGATTGCGCTGTCTTCTAGCCCGATAAAGCGGTCTATGTCATCAAAGCGAATGTCACTATTGTGGAGATATGCTGTTTCTCTGTAGCGCGTTGCTTG from bacterium encodes:
- a CDS encoding polymer-forming cytoskeletal protein: MARNKLPFDYRTHAGIYLSSFVRGDVTVQSNDDVVIDATVSGSIHTAGFCEITENGAFEGDITARSLVIFGATNGDNTASDTMEVKRSANIKGVYSSPSIHIEPGALVSARIHHTDARSSGPL
- a CDS encoding DUF4446 family protein, translated to MEVILIAFVVGLIGLCAYLLWRIIKIERNFGEFFNSKDTQGSIMSRLNQYADQEKDQNKRLAKLEERTQKLQGLAEHGHSRIGFVRFNPFADTGGDQSFCLAVLDYKGNGWVISSIHARTGSRVYAKQIILGQSSHNLSDEEATAVTKALKQNPYQEKHGSK